The genome window ttGTAAGCCCATCAATGAGGAAACTGATTAAATAAACTGTGGTTAATCCATAGAATACTTCTTCGAAGCAACAAGGAACGAGGAACTGCTTTACGAGCTGCCCTGGAATGCTCCCTAAGACAtattgacaagtaaaaatgaaGGGCAGCACAGAACAgataacttgaatttttttttttttttttttttacattttaaagaggaaaaaaattaagaacacaTACACATTTGAATGTTCTTGTGTACACATAAAGCAACTGAAAAGgcacattaaaaaatgaacttaggctggacacagtggctcacacctgtataatcccagcactttggaaggccgaggcaggcagaccacttgaggtcaggagttcgagaccagcctggctaacatggtgaaacctcgtttctactaaaaatacaaaaattagttgggcgtggtggtgtgcgcctgtagtctcacctactcaggaggctgaggcaggagaatcacttgaacccgggaggcggaggtttcagcaaaccgagatcacaccacagcactccagcctgggcaacagaacaagtctctgtctcaaaaaaaaaaaaaaaaaaaacttagttgcAATCTGGGGCAAGATGAGAAATGGGCAGGTGAGGTCAGGTGCTGGAAGTAGACTTTTCACTGTACACTGATGACAAAACACCAGCTAGCAGATAAATAGCAGCTATCAGTACGTAAAGAAGAGAGGACTGATTTGTCAGCTAGTAAAATTCTTAggttttctttcctctggaaaAATACTATGACCCCTTTAAAGATATGTCACTACCCATGTTGACAAATAGCTCTAGAAGTTCCTAATTTCTGACTACAGGACTCCCTCACAGGCACAAGTGCTTGTCATAAGATTTCCcctcctggctgggcgcagtggctcacgcctgtaatcccagcactttgggaggctgaggcgggtggatcataagttcaggagatcaagaccatcctggtcaatatggtgaaaccccgtctctactaacatacaaaaattagccgagcctggtggcgcgagcctatagtcccagctactcgagaggctgaggcaggggaattacttgaacccgggagcaggaggttgcagtgagccgagatcacgccactgcacttaagcctggcgacagagcaagaccccgtctcaaaaaaaaaaaaaagatttcccctccacagtgacattttttttttttttttttttttttgaggcggagtctcgctctgtcacccggactggagtgcagtggccggatctcagctcactgcaagctccgcctcccgggtttacgccattctcctgcctcagcctccgaggagctgggactacaggcgcccgccacctcgcccggctagtttttgtattttttttagtagagacggggtttcaccgtgttagccaggatggtctcgatctcctgacctcgtgatccgcccgtctcggcctcccaaagtgctgggattacaggcttgagccaccgcgccacgCCCACAGTGACATATGTTAAAAGCCTGGGATGTGTCAGGCTGGGCTGCAGGCTGGCAGGCACTTTTCTCCCTCCTGCACACTGAATCTGAGAAAGCACTTGTTTTAAATTCCAAGTCTGTAGATACTTTTCAAAACAATTCGAATCATGTGACTATTACCTATTAAAAACTTTTTAGGCTGAGCATggagcccatgcctgtaatcctagcactttgggaggctgaggcaggaagattgtttgaggccgagaattcaagatcagcctgagcaacattttttttttcttttttgagacggagttttgttcttgttgcccaggctggaatacaatggcacaatctcagctcactgcaatctccgccttttggattcaagtgattctcctacctcagcctcccaagtagctgggattacaggcaccagccaccatgtccagctaatttttgtatttttagcagagacagtgtttcaccatgttggccaggttggtcttgaactcctgacctcatgtgatccacctgcctcggcctccaaaagtgttgggactacaggtatgagccactgtgctcagccatgAGCAACATttcaagacctcatctctgcaaaagaataaataaataataaaaactttttttaaaaaatggtataagacctgctaccacaaaaataGCTGACCCCCAAATCCAGCCCCAGTTACCATCTGGAAATCTAGCCTCTATTTTTTACTAAAGCCAGAAGGGAGAATTTCTTGTGTACATGGTGATATACAAATGAACACCTTACTACTACTATGAATATTTTACTATGTGCAATAGCTATTTTCTCTCCCAATAGTTATTTATGTCAGAAGGTCACCCAGAATGACAAAGTCATGTGGGAAGGAGGTTAAAATCTCCCTTGGAATAACATTCTAGCATAGCACTGGGAACCATGGTCCTTTCACACAGAGCAAGCCCTGATTGCAAAATGTTGCCATCAGTCAGTATGAGACTTTGTACGAAtcacaaagtgagactccttTCTCTAGATATTTACTGTCTATCAACTGGAAAACCATcttaatatacttattttttttttgttttgttttatttgtgggttttttttggagatggactctcagcctttcacccaggctggagtgcagtggcgtgatatcagctcactgcaacctctgtctcccaggttcaaatgattctcctgcctcagcctcccaagtagctgggactataggcatgcaccaacacacccagctaatttttgtatctttggtagagacagggttttgccatgttggccaggctggtctcaaactcctgacctcaagtgatctgcccagctcagtttcccaaagtgctgggattacaggcatgagccactgcgcctggccttaataTACTTATTTTGTTGGACCAAGATACTTTACCGTCACCtacaaaaaaacattttgaaaataaatatctaaattcTTGATGGGATGGCACTCCCTAGGGTTGTGTGATACACGCTTGCCCAACTCTACTGAGCCTGAGTAGGCTGTCCCACGTAATCAAGCATGCCTCAAGCAGCAGTGTGGGAGTCACGGGTCACAGGTATCACCAGTGAGAGTGACACAGCTGTGAGATCTGTGGCACTTAGGTTGGCTTGCCATGCTTTCTTAGAGTTGGCAGGTAAGGAGACTCTAATAGCTCAAATAACTCTAATTCAGCTCAAATAGAGTAGACAGTTTATTACCTACACAGATACAAGGTCAACATTGGATCAACTCCCCATGGCCTTGGTCCCATGGGATGACACCAAATCAGAAGGATGTGCTATCTAGGGCAGGGAAAGAAATGGGCAGGTGAGGTCAGGTGCTGGAAGTAGACTTTTCGCTGTATACTAATGTCAGAACACCAGATAGCAGATAAATAGGTGACAGGCACCATGAGCACCTGGCTCTGCCTTTGAGGAGACAATTCCAACTAAAGCCAAGCAGTTGTACAGCCTGCAGCCCTATCCTTTGAGGGACTGGAGTGGAAAGTCCTGTGCTTAATTGCAGTGAGGGAGGGAGATGAGACACAGTCTTGGCTGCAGTCTCCCTTATGATGGAGGGAGGAGTAAGCAGTGGCCTCGAGGCAGTTCTCCACTAGGTGGCTTATCTCCCTCTGTTTCTGCAGGAATCACAAGGCATTCAACCAAGACTTGAGTTAGACTGAGGTAAAGCCTCCCCTACATGGCCTGTCTGAAGACATCCTTGTCGGCAGGGCACCATGATGGAGCCATTTCCTTGTGTTGATTAAATATGGCTCAGTTCAGATATTTTTGGTAAACCAATGGGCAAGGCGGCTTGGTTTAGAAAGACCAGGAAGGAGGAATTAAAGACCCTGAAGGAGAATGTATCAACACACTAAGTGTAAAGGACAGGAAATGATTTGGAGAGGAATTGGCACCACTGTTGGCAGGAATCCTCTGGCTTCCCATGTTGCTCCTTGGTGGAGGGTCAGAGAGCAGGTGGCTTTGGCCAGAAGGGGAATAGAAGGCAAACAGTAAAACAGCAGCCCAACCCCACCCTTTCTGTTTGTTCCTTAAAGGTCTGCCACTTTAGCACAATGCTACTGCCTAAAAAAATGAAGCTCCTGCTATTTCTGGTTTTCCAGACGGCCATCTTGGCTCTATTCTTCTACATGTACAGCCACAACATCAGCTCCCTGTCTATGAAGGCACAGCCCAAGCGCATGCACGTGCACGTGCTGGTTCTGTCTTCCTGGCGCTCTGGCTCCTCTTTTGTGGGGCAGCTTTTTGGGCAGCACCCAGATGTCTTCTACCTGATGGAGCCCGCCTGGCATGTGTGGATGACCTTCAAGCAGAGCACCGCCTGGACGCTTCACATGGCGGTGCGGGATCTGATACGGGCCGTGTTCTTGTGTGACATGAGCGTCTTTGATGCCTACATGGAACCTGGTCCCCGGAGACAGTCCAGCCTCTTCCAGTGGGAGACCAGCCGGGCCCTGTGTTCCGCACCTGCCTGTGACATCATCCCACGAGAAGAAATCATCCCCCAGGCTCAATGCAGGCTCCTGTGCAGTCAACAGCCCTTTGAGGTGGTAGAGAAGGCCTGCCACTCCTACAGCCACGTGGTGCTCAAGGAGGTGCGCTTCTTCAACCTGCAGTCCCTCTACCCGCTGCTGAAAGACCCTTCCCTCAACCTGCACATCGTGCACCTGGTCCGGGACCCCCGGGCCGTGTTCCGTTCCCGAGAACACACAAAGGGAGATCTCATGATTGACAGTCGCATTGTGATGGGGCAGCATAAGCACAAACTCAACAAGGAGGAACAACCCTACTATGTGATGCAGGTCATCTGCCAAAGCCAACTGGAGATCTACAAGACCATCCAGTCCTTGCCCAAGGCCCTGCAGGAACGCTACCTGCTTGTGCGCTATGAGGACCTGGTCCGAGCCCCTGTGGCCCAGACTTCCCGAATGTATGAATTCGTGGGGTTGGAATTCTTGCCCCATCTTCAGACCTGGGTGCTTAACATCACCCAAGGCAAGGGCCTGGGTGACCATGCCTTCCAAACAAATGCCAGGAATGCCCTAAATGTCTCCCAGGCTTGGCGCTGGTCTTTGCCCTATGAAAAGGTTTCTCGACTTCAGAAAGCCTGTGGCAATGCCATGAATTTGCTGGGCTACCACCACGTCAGATCTGAACAAGAACAGAGAAACCTGTTGCTGGATCTTCTGTCTACCTGGACTGTCCCTGAGCAAAACCACTAAGAGGGTTGAGAAGGCTTTGCCTCCACCTGGTGTCAGCCTCAGTCACTTTCTCTGAATGATTCTGAGCCTTGCCTACATCTCTGAGCCTTAACTACATGTCTGTGGGTATCACACTGAGTGTGAGTTGTGCCCACATATGCTCAagcagaaggattttttttttttttttttttttttttttttttttttttgagacggagtctcactcggttgcccaggctggagtgcagtggccggatcttggctcactgcaagctccgcctcccggctttatgccattctcctgcctcagcctccccagtagctgggactacaggcgcccgccacctcgcccggctagtttttttgtattttttagtagagacggggtttcactggcttagccaggatggtctcgatctcctgacctcgtgatctgcccgtctcagcctcccaaagtgctgggattacaggcttgagccaccgcgcccggccacagaagGATTTTTGTGTCCATGCTTGTGTCTAGAAAACAGACTCCGGAACCTTATGTGAGCAACACATCCCACCAGTGAAACAGGGTAttgctcttcttcttttcttgatCTTCCTGTCTGGGCAGACTTCAGAGACTTTGTGACCTAGAGCCCTATTAAGCACGACACAGTATCAGTGGAATTGATCCATAAACCTCCCTGTCCACATCTTGCCCAATGGAGAATGGATCTTTCACCAAAGAGCTCACCAGCATTTTCCACAGAGATGCAAATTCTGAGCCCTCAGAGTTCCCAGTGGATTCAAGGAAGGAAGTGGGAACAAGGTTGAATGCCTACTTGTGAGCTTGATCATCACAGCTATCGGTAATcagaaatatgaaacaaaatctCCGCACAAAAGAGCAAGCTCTTAAGTTCACAGGGTGCCTGGGCTGCATTTGAATATCACTTCCCCTCTGCATTTTCCTATCACATAGGAGACTTTGACCTGTGAAGCTGCTATCTGTTAAtactaaaattccaaaataagATTCTGTTTAGAATGTCCCTTTTTATGCTTCTTAATTATTAGCAGTAAATGTTCATTCTTATGGGATCCTAAGCTAAGAATAGATGTAATCATCTTTATTGGCTTTTTTAAACACCTTTGCTATTATCTATCACCAATTTATATGGAAATTTGCTAAGATAATGTTTGGTTTCAGATGATGAACTAAGTCTATGCCCTCTCAAGAATTGATGGAAAATAGACAATCAGCAGCTAAGCcctttctttcttgtgtgaggtATAAGTTGTGATAATGCCATATGTGTCACCCTAGGGTCTGGGCAGAGAGTTCTTTTACTCTGATCCCTCAGCCAGAGGACCTCAGTTCTAGTATGACTGGTGCTATTTAGCTCCTCCTGGCCACTTCTCCCAATAAGAATAGTTGTTACTACCAATCTTGGCAGGAGCCCCCAGATCTAGTTTTACAATAGAATCTCACCTGTTAAAAAATGCAGATTGCCAGGCACTACCTCAAATCTGCTAGAATCAGAATCCCCCAGTATGGGGGCTGGAGTTCTGGTGACTCTTCCATGGCCAGCCTGGCACTAACACACCTTGCACCAGGCAGCAACACTGTTCGCCTTCTTGCTCCACGAAAGGTGACTCTTCCACAAACGCAGAGTATGTATGCCACTTGCTCTTGACACGGGTGACGTCCGTGTGttggaaagaatagaaagaagctcCCTATATGTCTGGAATTCCGTGGACCTCTGAgtcctgactttttaaatatctCACTTTGTCCAAGTCTGAGAGATTGTAAACTCCATTCGGCCGAGTAGTGATTGAGCTTCTCCACTGCCTGAGATACTTGAGTAGCTACTTTTCCCAGCTGGGTCTCTTGAAGTTAATTTATATGTGGCTTTAAAGAAGCTAATTTATTCTAATGCCCAAATCTTTAAAAACTCCTAAGAGCCTAGGA of Rhinopithecus roxellana isolate Shanxi Qingling chromosome 20, ASM756505v1, whole genome shotgun sequence contains these proteins:
- the CHST4 gene encoding carbohydrate sulfotransferase 4 gives rise to the protein MLLPKKMKLLLFLVFQTAILALFFYMYSHNISSLSMKAQPKRMHVHVLVLSSWRSGSSFVGQLFGQHPDVFYLMEPAWHVWMTFKQSTAWTLHMAVRDLIRAVFLCDMSVFDAYMEPGPRRQSSLFQWETSRALCSAPACDIIPREEIIPQAQCRLLCSQQPFEVVEKACHSYSHVVLKEVRFFNLQSLYPLLKDPSLNLHIVHLVRDPRAVFRSREHTKGDLMIDSRIVMGQHKHKLNKEEQPYYVMQVICQSQLEIYKTIQSLPKALQERYLLVRYEDLVRAPVAQTSRMYEFVGLEFLPHLQTWVLNITQGKGLGDHAFQTNARNALNVSQAWRWSLPYEKVSRLQKACGNAMNLLGYHHVRSEQEQRNLLLDLLSTWTVPEQNH